The Sphingomicrobium sp. genome has a window encoding:
- the ybeY gene encoding rRNA maturation RNase YbeY, producing MLEIALDADEDWDSSSSWEELARKATQAAVAQSAFPQLATSERPVEISVTLTSDEQVRALNAEWRGKDRPTNVLSFPMAEQSDLQRANVAGPELLLGDIILARGVCEAEAADKGLSIEQHATHLLVHGTLHLLGYDHHDDSEAADMEAREVRALAALGIASPYEVTA from the coding sequence ATGCTCGAAATCGCGCTCGACGCAGACGAGGACTGGGACAGTAGCAGCTCCTGGGAGGAGCTGGCTCGAAAAGCGACTCAGGCCGCAGTCGCGCAGAGCGCCTTCCCCCAGCTCGCGACCTCGGAGCGGCCGGTCGAAATCTCCGTCACGCTGACCAGCGACGAGCAGGTGCGCGCGCTGAATGCCGAATGGCGCGGCAAGGACCGGCCGACCAACGTCCTCTCCTTCCCCATGGCCGAACAGAGCGATCTGCAGCGTGCAAATGTTGCCGGACCCGAACTGTTGCTCGGCGATATTATCCTCGCTCGCGGCGTGTGCGAGGCGGAAGCAGCGGACAAGGGCCTGAGCATCGAGCAGCACGCGACCCATTTGCTCGTGCACGGCACGCTGCACCTGCTCGGCTACGACCATCACGACGATTCCGAAGCCGCGGACATGGAAGCGCGCGAAGTGCGTGCGCTCGCCGCGCTCGGCATTGCCAGTCCGTACGAGGTGACCGCCTGA
- a CDS encoding PhoH family protein, which produces MARRELAEAANEQGRARLEVEFEQPYLLGPLFGDYDRHLITIEQRLGVHIAARGNRVQIEGDAESASRARDVLTGLYNRLDSGHDVDAEAVEAVLGMAAQPNLDGIIQEDVTSAPRVMIRTRKKTIVPRSAMQTPYMEALASQDMIFGLGPAGTGKTYLAVAQAVSQLITGSVERLILSRPAVEAGERLGFLPGDMKEKVDPYLRPLYDALYDMLPAEQVERRITSGEIEIAPIAFMRGRTLNDAFIILDEAQNTTPQQMKMFLTRFGMRSRMVICGDPNQVDLPDPGKSGLADAVAKLDGIKGIATIRFTGADVVRHPLVGRIVEAYEGPNA; this is translated from the coding sequence ATGGCGCGGCGCGAACTGGCCGAAGCGGCCAACGAACAGGGCCGCGCTCGCCTCGAGGTCGAGTTCGAGCAGCCGTACCTGCTCGGCCCCTTGTTCGGCGATTACGATCGCCATCTGATCACTATCGAGCAGCGGCTGGGCGTCCACATCGCGGCGCGCGGCAACCGCGTGCAGATCGAGGGCGATGCGGAATCCGCGTCCCGCGCCCGCGACGTTCTGACCGGCCTCTACAATCGCCTGGACAGCGGCCACGATGTGGATGCCGAGGCCGTCGAAGCGGTGCTCGGCATGGCCGCGCAGCCGAACCTCGACGGGATCATCCAGGAGGACGTGACCTCCGCGCCGCGGGTGATGATCCGTACGCGGAAGAAAACCATCGTCCCGCGCTCGGCCATGCAGACGCCCTATATGGAGGCGCTCGCCAGCCAGGACATGATCTTCGGGCTTGGGCCGGCGGGCACGGGCAAGACCTATCTCGCGGTCGCGCAAGCCGTGTCGCAGCTGATCACCGGCAGCGTCGAACGGCTGATCCTTTCCCGCCCAGCGGTCGAGGCCGGCGAGCGGCTCGGCTTCCTTCCGGGGGACATGAAGGAGAAGGTCGATCCCTATCTCCGCCCGCTCTACGACGCGCTGTACGACATGCTCCCCGCCGAGCAGGTCGAGCGCCGCATCACGTCCGGCGAAATCGAGATTGCGCCGATCGCCTTCATGCGCGGCCGCACGCTCAACGACGCCTTCATCATCCTCGATGAAGCGCAGAACACCACGCCGCAGCAGATGAAGATGTTCCTGACCCGCTTCGGCATGCGCAGTCGGATGGTGATCTGCGGCGACCCCAACCAGGTCGACCTTCCGGACCCCGGCAAGTCCGGGCTCGCCGATGCCGTCGCCAAGCTTGACGGGATCAAGGGCATTGCCACGATCCGCTTCACCGGCGCCGACGTTGTTCGCCACCCGCTCGTCGGCCGCATCGTCGAAGCTTATGAGGGACCGAACGCGTGA
- the miaB gene encoding tRNA (N6-isopentenyl adenosine(37)-C2)-methylthiotransferase MiaB → MTPKTFKIKSFGCQMNVYDGERMAELLSAQGMTAADEALDADLVVLNTCHIREKAAEKAYSDVGRLKREDGSKPLIALAGCVAQAEGAEAKRRSQMIDIVVGPQAYHRLPEMVAQATGGARPVDTDLPPLSKFDAFPQRRRATPSAFLTVQEGCDKFCTYCVVPYTRGAEISRPWDDIVVEARALVDAGAREIVLLGQNVNAWEDGGRRLADLIRALDKIDGLERIRYTTSHPVNMGDDLIAAHGEVGKLMPYLHLPVQSGSSRILKAMNRSHTADSYLATIEKVRAARPDIAISGDFIVGFPGETEEDFEATLQIVDAVRYAAAYSFKYSPRPGTPAATMEDQIAREIMDDRLQRLQARINDHQLAFNRSTMGMTTQVLIERKGRHAGQMIGRSPWLQSVHVEAAAQPGDIVDVTFVAAGPNSMTGALVQKAAA, encoded by the coding sequence ATGACTCCCAAGACCTTCAAGATCAAAAGCTTCGGCTGCCAGATGAACGTCTACGACGGCGAGCGGATGGCCGAATTGCTGAGCGCGCAGGGCATGACGGCCGCCGACGAAGCGCTCGATGCCGACCTCGTCGTGCTCAACACTTGCCACATCCGCGAGAAGGCGGCCGAAAAGGCCTATTCCGATGTCGGCCGACTGAAGCGCGAGGACGGTTCGAAGCCGCTGATCGCTCTCGCTGGCTGCGTCGCCCAGGCGGAAGGTGCCGAGGCCAAGCGCCGGTCGCAGATGATCGACATCGTCGTCGGCCCACAGGCTTATCACCGCCTCCCCGAGATGGTGGCGCAGGCCACGGGTGGCGCGCGCCCGGTAGACACCGATTTGCCGCCGCTCAGCAAATTCGACGCATTCCCCCAGCGCCGCCGCGCCACCCCAAGCGCCTTCCTGACGGTCCAGGAAGGCTGCGACAAATTCTGCACTTATTGCGTGGTGCCCTACACGCGCGGCGCCGAAATCTCCCGCCCGTGGGACGACATCGTCGTTGAAGCCCGGGCGTTAGTCGATGCCGGCGCTCGCGAAATCGTCCTGCTCGGCCAGAATGTGAACGCATGGGAAGACGGCGGCCGCCGCCTTGCGGACTTGATCCGGGCGCTCGACAAGATCGATGGGCTGGAGCGCATCCGCTACACCACGTCGCATCCGGTCAACATGGGCGACGATCTGATCGCTGCTCATGGTGAGGTCGGCAAGCTGATGCCCTACCTCCACCTGCCGGTGCAGTCGGGCTCAAGCCGCATTCTAAAGGCGATGAACCGCAGCCACACCGCCGACAGCTATCTCGCCACCATCGAGAAAGTGCGCGCCGCCCGGCCCGACATTGCCATTTCGGGCGACTTCATCGTCGGCTTTCCGGGCGAGACCGAAGAGGATTTCGAAGCGACGCTGCAGATCGTCGATGCGGTGCGTTACGCTGCGGCCTATTCGTTCAAGTACAGCCCGCGCCCGGGCACCCCGGCCGCCACCATGGAGGACCAGATCGCACGCGAAATCATGGACGACCGGCTTCAGCGCCTGCAGGCCCGGATCAACGATCACCAACTGGCGTTCAACCGTTCGACCATGGGCATGACCACGCAGGTGCTGATCGAACGCAAGGGGCGCCACGCAGGGCAGATGATCGGCCGTTCGCCATGGCTTCAGTCCGTCCATGTCGAGGCGGCGGCGCAGCCCGGCGATATTGTCGACGTGACCTTCGTCGCGGCCGGCCCGAACAGCATGACCGGTGCCCTGGTCCAGAAAGCGGCCGCCTGA
- a CDS encoding lysophospholipid acyltransferase family protein, which produces MLRIAAIVLLFLLLAPLHLLAKLVLRRSPVPPLFLGAVAWIIGARVRLEGDPVRPHTFLLCNHTSWLDILVMAGATRCAFVSKDELGHGFIHWLADQNATVYVKRSERKGAKDQALTIARALEGDKAVALFPEGTTGPGTHLLPFRSTLLEAANYAAKDVAIRPVAIDYGDAAAEVGWFEEAGKDNVLRILGRRGTLPVVIHVLPPLDRAADRKKLTQEAHEAIATMLRFKSPAHSPIGAGE; this is translated from the coding sequence GTGCTGCGCATCGCCGCGATCGTGCTGCTGTTCCTCTTGCTCGCCCCGCTTCACCTGCTGGCGAAGCTCGTGCTCAGGCGATCGCCGGTGCCGCCGCTTTTTCTCGGCGCGGTTGCCTGGATCATCGGTGCGCGCGTGAGGCTCGAAGGCGATCCGGTGCGGCCGCACACGTTCCTTCTGTGCAATCACACCAGCTGGCTCGACATCCTGGTCATGGCAGGCGCTACGCGCTGCGCGTTCGTGTCGAAGGACGAGCTTGGCCATGGCTTCATCCACTGGCTCGCCGACCAGAACGCCACCGTTTACGTGAAGCGCTCCGAACGCAAGGGAGCCAAGGACCAGGCGCTCACAATCGCCCGCGCGCTGGAGGGCGACAAAGCGGTCGCGCTCTTCCCCGAAGGGACCACCGGCCCGGGAACGCACCTCCTGCCCTTTCGCTCGACCCTGCTGGAGGCGGCCAATTACGCAGCAAAGGATGTCGCGATCCGCCCGGTCGCGATCGACTATGGCGATGCGGCGGCAGAGGTCGGCTGGTTCGAGGAGGCAGGCAAGGACAATGTCCTTCGGATCCTCGGCCGGCGCGGAACGCTGCCCGTCGTCATCCACGTCCTGCCGCCGCTGGACCGCGCCGCAGACCGGAAGAAACTGACACAGGAGGCGCATGAGGCGATTGCAACCATGCTCCGCTTCAAGTCCCCCGCACACTCGCCTATAGGTGCGGGAGAATGA
- a CDS encoding Fur family transcriptional regulator: MTRTIDIEALCAEKGLRITEQRKVIAKVLGDSDDHPDVETLHARASAVDPNISIATVYRTVRLFEEAGILDRHEFGDGRSRYEAASDAHHDHLIDVETGNVIEFVDEELEMLQRRIAEKLGYRLVDHRMELYGVALDRNR, translated from the coding sequence ATGACGCGGACGATCGATATCGAGGCGCTGTGCGCCGAAAAGGGCCTGAGGATCACCGAGCAGCGCAAGGTGATCGCGAAGGTCCTCGGCGACAGCGACGACCATCCCGATGTCGAAACGCTGCACGCCCGTGCGTCCGCGGTCGATCCGAACATCTCGATCGCGACCGTTTATCGGACGGTCCGCCTGTTCGAGGAGGCGGGGATCCTCGACCGGCACGAATTCGGCGACGGCCGTTCGCGCTACGAAGCCGCGTCGGACGCGCACCACGACCATTTGATCGATGTCGAGACCGGCAATGTGATCGAGTTCGTCGACGAGGAGCTGGAGATGCTCCAGCGGCGGATCGCGGAGAAGCTCGGCTATCGCCTCGTCGATCATCGCATGGAGCTGTACGGAGTCGCGCTCGATCGCAACCGCTAG
- a CDS encoding MucR family transcriptional regulator, with protein sequence MADNEATEDTLLTLTADIVAAHVSNNSVAVNDLPNLIQNVHAALSGISGSSSAPEEKPEPKVSIRSSVKPESIACLECGSRQKMLKRHLMTNHEMTPQEYRQKWGLSADYPMVAPNYAEQRRTLAKSIGLGTKRRKTRGGK encoded by the coding sequence ATGGCCGATAATGAAGCGACCGAAGACACACTGCTGACGCTAACTGCCGACATTGTCGCTGCACATGTCAGCAACAACAGCGTTGCCGTGAATGACTTGCCGAACCTCATTCAAAACGTACACGCCGCCCTCTCGGGCATTTCCGGCTCGAGTAGCGCGCCGGAAGAAAAGCCGGAGCCGAAGGTCTCGATCCGTTCATCGGTGAAGCCGGAATCGATTGCCTGTCTGGAATGCGGCAGCCGCCAGAAGATGCTGAAACGCCACTTGATGACCAATCACGAAATGACGCCGCAGGAATATCGCCAGAAGTGGGGACTTTCCGCCGACTATCCGATGGTCGCGCCCAATTATGCCGAGCAGCGCCGTACCCTTGCCAAGTCGATCGGACTTGGCACCAAGCGCCGCAAGACCCGGGGCGGCAAGTAA
- a CDS encoding GNAT family N-acetyltransferase, translating to MATPAITEDVKIEPGSADQIDPVMTIMQGAFGDRYGEAWTRSQLSGILPMGGVFLVLAIDRRSDAAIGFSLFRTVAGEAELLLIAVLPDHHRRGVGKLLLTDFIDRARLEQVSRVHLEVRDGNPATSMYEAAGFSPVGRRRNYYHAPNGDRFDAITLARDL from the coding sequence ATGGCCACCCCGGCAATCACCGAAGACGTGAAGATCGAACCGGGCTCGGCCGACCAGATCGATCCGGTCATGACCATCATGCAGGGCGCCTTTGGCGACCGCTATGGCGAGGCCTGGACGCGCTCGCAGCTGAGCGGAATCCTGCCGATGGGCGGCGTCTTCCTGGTCCTTGCAATCGACCGGCGGAGCGATGCCGCGATCGGCTTTTCGCTGTTCCGCACCGTTGCCGGCGAAGCCGAACTGCTGCTGATCGCAGTCCTTCCCGACCATCACCGGCGGGGAGTCGGCAAGTTGCTGCTCACCGACTTCATCGACCGCGCACGGCTCGAACAGGTATCCCGGGTCCATCTTGAAGTCCGCGACGGCAATCCCGCGACCTCGATGTACGAAGCCGCCGGCTTCTCGCCGGTCGGCCGCCGCCGCAATTATTATCATGCGCCGAACGGCGACAGGTTCGACGCAATTACGCTCGCCCGCGATCTCTGA
- the tsaB gene encoding tRNA (adenosine(37)-N6)-threonylcarbamoyltransferase complex dimerization subunit type 1 TsaB, translated as MLLAFDTSSSACTAALFDGTQCIARSDELIGRGHAERLVPMIAELLDGRRAEHILVGVGPGSFTGIRVAIAAAHGLAIGWGAELKGMSSLALVAAGAEQSGEVAAAVVGGHGELFVQQFTDGQARSELRNLAPAEAAQFVSAQLVVGSGAAQLVEARGFGEAREAWPSAANALRLLPHERSLAARPVYARAPDAQPRRAA; from the coding sequence ATGCTGCTCGCGTTCGACACGTCCAGTTCAGCCTGCACCGCCGCCTTGTTCGACGGAACGCAGTGCATCGCGCGAAGCGATGAGCTGATCGGCCGCGGCCATGCTGAGCGGCTGGTTCCGATGATCGCCGAGCTGCTCGACGGCCGCCGCGCCGAGCACATTCTCGTCGGCGTCGGCCCGGGCAGCTTCACCGGGATTCGCGTGGCCATCGCCGCCGCGCACGGACTGGCGATCGGATGGGGGGCGGAGCTCAAGGGCATGTCGTCACTCGCGCTTGTCGCGGCTGGCGCCGAGCAATCCGGCGAAGTCGCCGCTGCCGTGGTCGGCGGTCACGGCGAGCTGTTCGTCCAGCAGTTCACAGACGGACAAGCTAGGTCCGAGCTTCGCAACCTCGCCCCCGCTGAGGCAGCGCAGTTCGTGTCCGCGCAGCTGGTGGTCGGGTCGGGCGCTGCCCAGCTCGTCGAAGCGCGCGGCTTTGGGGAAGCCCGCGAGGCCTGGCCGTCCGCCGCCAACGCGCTGCGCCTGCTCCCGCACGAGCGCAGCCTTGCCGCGCGTCCAGTCTACGCCCGCGCGCCCGATGCGCAGCCGCGGCGGGCCGCCTGA
- a CDS encoding NifU family protein produces the protein MLIRTEQTPNPATRKFLPGQTVMEAGTRDFPDAEAAEASPLAKALFDSGMVEGVFYGRDFVSVTVAPGVSWTDLEPLVLETLLDHFVTGAPLFTAGSAAGIHVAADDFDENPEDADIIDQIKDLIETRVRPAVAQDGGDIVYRGYKDGRLFLAMQGACSGCPSSTVTLKRGIESLIRHYVPEVESVEAV, from the coding sequence ATGCTGATCCGCACCGAACAGACGCCCAATCCGGCGACCCGCAAGTTCCTGCCCGGCCAGACGGTCATGGAAGCGGGCACCCGTGACTTCCCCGATGCGGAGGCGGCGGAGGCCTCGCCGCTAGCAAAGGCTTTGTTCGACAGCGGCATGGTCGAAGGCGTGTTCTACGGACGCGACTTCGTCTCAGTCACCGTCGCTCCCGGCGTCTCGTGGACTGACCTGGAGCCGCTGGTGTTGGAAACCCTGCTCGATCATTTCGTCACCGGCGCACCGCTGTTCACCGCCGGATCGGCTGCGGGCATCCATGTCGCCGCCGACGACTTCGACGAGAACCCGGAGGACGCCGACATCATCGACCAGATCAAGGATCTGATCGAAACGCGCGTCCGCCCCGCGGTCGCGCAGGACGGCGGCGATATCGTTTATCGCGGCTACAAGGACGGCCGCCTCTTTTTGGCGATGCAGGGCGCCTGCTCCGGGTGCCCTTCGTCGACCGTGACGCTGAAGCGCGGCATCGAAAGCTTGATCCGCCACTACGTCCCCGAAGTGGAATCCGTCGAAGCGGTGTGA
- a CDS encoding exopolysaccharide biosynthesis protein gives MSSNPIDATAQPLPFAQLLAHIAERHGSDRLKLRELSARLRDRAWGGMLLIFAAVNLLPLPPGTTTVTGIPLIIITAQMAWGRRRPWFPRKLDDRGIGKPLLSKVAAKMAPWEQRIGRVLKPRLCWLTNHRGTRVIGAVGLALSAILWLPIPLGNHAPALALTLFALALLYRDGMLVIAGFVATIASLVLVSLTFAAAWWAAVQLWAHTFGAS, from the coding sequence ATGAGCAGCAACCCGATCGACGCCACGGCCCAGCCTTTGCCCTTCGCGCAGCTGCTCGCGCACATTGCCGAGCGGCACGGCAGCGACCGCCTGAAGCTGCGCGAGTTATCGGCGCGGCTGCGCGATCGCGCCTGGGGCGGAATGCTGCTGATCTTCGCGGCGGTGAACCTGCTTCCGCTTCCGCCGGGCACGACCACCGTCACCGGCATCCCGCTCATCATCATCACTGCGCAAATGGCCTGGGGCCGCCGCCGGCCGTGGTTCCCGCGCAAGCTCGACGACCGCGGCATCGGCAAGCCGCTGCTGTCCAAGGTTGCCGCCAAGATGGCTCCTTGGGAGCAGCGCATCGGCCGCGTGCTCAAGCCCCGGCTGTGTTGGCTGACCAACCACCGCGGAACGCGCGTGATTGGCGCCGTCGGACTCGCGCTCTCGGCCATCCTGTGGCTGCCGATCCCGCTTGGCAATCACGCGCCGGCTCTCGCGCTGACCCTCTTCGCGCTGGCTCTCCTGTACCGCGACGGCATGCTGGTGATCGCCGGCTTCGTCGCCACCATCGCCAGCCTGGTGCTGGTCTCCCTCACCTTTGCCGCGGCCTGGTGGGCGGCGGTCCAGCTGTGGGCGCATACGTTCGGCGCATCATGA
- a CDS encoding cytochrome b/b6 domain-containing protein, producing the protein MPRQVSGGDEALNDGSRTQPVWDLPLRLFHWTLAGLIGFSWWSAENHHMDWHIWSGFGVMTLLLFRLLWGFFGSSTARFSSFVRGPSAVRDYLGGKWQGIGHNPLGALSVIAMLVVIAAQVGLGLVAEDEDGLFAGPLASLVSFETSAAATEIHESLFNVILALIALHVAAILFYRLRGQKLIMPMITGGGEAAAGVEPMRRAKWWAALLCLAVALAVTRWVVGGAPLP; encoded by the coding sequence GTGCCACGACAAGTATCGGGCGGAGATGAAGCACTGAACGACGGAAGCCGCACGCAGCCGGTGTGGGATCTTCCGCTCCGACTGTTCCACTGGACGCTCGCCGGCCTGATCGGTTTCAGCTGGTGGTCGGCGGAAAACCACCACATGGACTGGCACATCTGGTCCGGCTTCGGCGTCATGACGCTCCTGCTCTTTCGCTTGCTGTGGGGCTTTTTCGGGAGCTCGACGGCGCGCTTCTCCAGCTTCGTCCGTGGCCCGTCGGCGGTGCGCGATTATCTCGGCGGCAAGTGGCAGGGCATCGGCCACAACCCGCTCGGAGCGCTTAGCGTCATCGCCATGCTCGTGGTCATCGCCGCGCAGGTGGGCCTCGGCCTCGTCGCCGAGGACGAGGACGGGCTGTTCGCCGGCCCGCTCGCGAGCCTTGTGTCCTTCGAAACCTCGGCGGCCGCCACCGAGATTCACGAAAGCTTGTTCAACGTCATCCTCGCGCTGATCGCGCTCCATGTCGCGGCAATCCTCTTCTATCGTTTGCGGGGCCAGAAGCTGATCATGCCGATGATCACCGGCGGAGGCGAAGCCGCGGCGGGCGTCGAGCCGATGCGGCGCGCCAAATGGTGGGCGGCGCTCCTCTGCCTCGCCGTTGCGCTCGCCGTCACGCGGTGGGTCGTCGGCGGCGCACCTCTCCCCTAA
- a CDS encoding cytochrome c — protein sequence MRIAFLATTLPLALLAACGGPQESQANDAQANISMGQRVPATATSTDLSAMTGAAVSKEEAKLAMHERHESMEKIGKASKAVRRELESDTPNLGAIRQSASTIAEQSKYTASQFPKGSGPDVGKTGAKPEIWANAQDFTAKTANFQQAAQAFNQAAGGNDIAAIKKSFADLGGTCKACHDKYRAEMKH from the coding sequence ATGCGCATTGCCTTTCTCGCAACCACCCTGCCCCTCGCGCTGCTCGCTGCCTGCGGCGGCCCGCAGGAAAGCCAGGCCAATGATGCGCAGGCGAACATCAGCATGGGCCAGCGCGTGCCGGCGACGGCGACCTCGACCGACCTCAGCGCCATGACCGGCGCGGCGGTGAGCAAGGAAGAAGCGAAGCTCGCCATGCACGAGCGCCATGAGTCGATGGAGAAGATTGGCAAGGCGTCGAAGGCGGTTCGGCGCGAGCTCGAGTCCGACACTCCCAATCTCGGCGCAATCCGGCAGTCCGCCAGCACCATTGCCGAACAGTCGAAATATACGGCATCGCAGTTCCCGAAGGGCTCGGGGCCGGACGTCGGCAAGACGGGAGCGAAGCCGGAAATCTGGGCCAATGCTCAGGACTTCACCGCCAAAACCGCGAACTTCCAGCAAGCGGCGCAAGCCTTCAACCAGGCGGCCGGCGGCAATGACATCGCGGCGATCAAGAAGAGCTTCGCCGACCTCGGCGGCACCTGCAAGGCGTGCCACGACAAGTATCGGGCGGAGATGAAGCACTGA
- the mmsB gene encoding 3-hydroxyisobutyrate dehydrogenase, with the protein MARIAFIGLGNMGGGMAANLVKAGHEVHAFDLSDDALARAEGHGAIRAASTADAVKDAEVVITMLPAGKHVKAVYNEEVAPNAAKGVMMIDCSTIDVATAKTVGEALRGLGFEFVDAPVSGGIAAANQGTLTFMVGGSDEGFERARPFLEQMGKAVIHAGEAGAGQAAKICNNMLLGATMAATCETFALAQKLGLNLQTFFDISSKASGQSWSMTSYCPVPGVGPETPADRDYEGGFAAALMLKDLKLAEEAAQSVGAYTPMGAEAEELYQRFVDRGGANKDFSALIKMIDDSWIPPQDK; encoded by the coding sequence ATGGCGCGTATTGCATTCATCGGGCTTGGCAACATGGGCGGCGGCATGGCCGCGAACCTGGTCAAGGCCGGGCACGAAGTTCACGCCTTCGACCTTTCCGACGATGCGCTCGCGCGTGCCGAAGGTCATGGGGCGATCCGCGCAGCGTCCACGGCGGACGCAGTCAAGGACGCGGAAGTCGTCATCACCATGCTGCCGGCCGGCAAGCATGTGAAAGCCGTCTACAATGAGGAGGTCGCGCCGAACGCCGCCAAGGGCGTGATGATGATCGACTGTTCGACCATCGACGTCGCGACCGCCAAGACCGTCGGCGAAGCGCTACGCGGCCTTGGTTTCGAGTTCGTCGATGCGCCGGTTTCCGGCGGCATCGCTGCGGCGAACCAGGGCACGTTGACCTTCATGGTCGGCGGCTCGGACGAGGGCTTCGAGCGCGCGCGGCCCTTCCTCGAGCAGATGGGCAAGGCCGTGATCCATGCGGGTGAGGCCGGCGCCGGACAGGCGGCGAAGATCTGCAACAACATGCTCCTCGGCGCGACGATGGCCGCCACCTGCGAAACCTTTGCGCTAGCGCAGAAGCTCGGCCTCAACCTTCAGACCTTCTTCGACATTTCGTCCAAGGCTTCGGGCCAGAGCTGGTCGATGACGAGCTATTGCCCCGTGCCCGGCGTCGGCCCGGAGACCCCCGCCGACCGCGACTATGAAGGCGGGTTCGCCGCCGCGCTGATGCTCAAGGACTTGAAGCTCGCTGAGGAAGCCGCGCAGAGCGTCGGGGCCTATACGCCGATGGGCGCCGAGGCGGAGGAACTGTACCAGCGCTTCGTCGACCGCGGCGGCGCCAACAAGGATTTCTCGGCGCTGATCAAGATGATCGACGACAGCTGGATCCCGCCTCAGGACAAGTAG
- a CDS encoding enoyl-CoA hydratase: MSDYTNILVEQRGAVTLVTLNRPQALNALNSEVLRELIDAFGKYDADDSQRCLVLTGSGEKAFAAGADIKEMSSQGFADMYSSDFFAGWERVTATRKPWIAAVAGFALGGGCEVAMMADFIIAADTAKFGQPEIKLGVTPGMGGSQRLTRAIGKAKAMEMCLTGRMMGAEEAERAGLVAKVVPADQLLDEAMKTAETIAGMPPLAAIACKEMVNAALELPLGQGIRFERRLFHGLFGTEDQKEGMAAFVEKRPGNWKGR, translated from the coding sequence TTGAGCGACTACACGAACATCCTCGTCGAACAGCGCGGCGCGGTGACGCTGGTCACCCTCAACCGCCCGCAGGCGCTGAACGCGCTCAACAGCGAGGTTCTGCGCGAGCTGATCGATGCGTTCGGCAAGTATGATGCCGACGACAGCCAGCGCTGCCTGGTGCTGACCGGCAGCGGCGAAAAGGCGTTCGCGGCCGGCGCCGACATCAAGGAGATGTCGAGCCAAGGCTTTGCCGACATGTATTCGTCGGACTTCTTCGCGGGCTGGGAGCGAGTCACCGCGACGCGCAAGCCGTGGATCGCCGCGGTCGCAGGCTTCGCACTTGGCGGCGGCTGCGAAGTGGCGATGATGGCCGACTTCATCATCGCGGCGGACACGGCCAAGTTCGGCCAGCCAGAGATCAAGCTCGGCGTGACGCCCGGCATGGGCGGTTCGCAGCGCCTGACTCGGGCGATCGGCAAGGCCAAGGCCATGGAGATGTGCCTGACCGGCCGGATGATGGGCGCCGAAGAAGCGGAGCGAGCCGGTTTGGTCGCCAAAGTCGTGCCGGCCGATCAGCTGCTCGACGAGGCGATGAAGACTGCCGAGACGATTGCCGGCATGCCGCCGCTCGCGGCGATCGCCTGCAAGGAAATGGTCAATGCCGCGCTCGAGCTTCCGCTCGGCCAAGGCATCCGTTTCGAGCGCCGCCTGTTCCACGGCCTGTTCGGCACAGAGGACCAAAAAGAGGGTATGGCCGCCTTCGTCGAAAAACGGCCGGGTAACTGGAAGGGACGCTGA